One part of the Truepera radiovictrix DSM 17093 genome encodes these proteins:
- the sufB gene encoding Fe-S cluster assembly protein SufB → MQHERQYEFSLPENYFFRSEKGLNRRVIEQISYHKNEPQWMLDFRLRALEIAEKKGRPKWGPDLSALNFDDIYFYIRPQDRKGTNSWDDVPEEVRETYRRLGIPEAEQKALAGVGAQYESEMVYHSLKEEWEKKGVIFVDTDTGLQEYPELFREYFATVVPPEDNYFAAVNSAVWSGGSFVYVPAGVEIEVPLQAYFLINAQSMGQFERTLIIGEEGSKFHYIEGCTAPTYNSDSFHSGVIEIICKEGSQVRYSTIQNWSHNVYNLVTQRALVHKDASMGWLDGNLGSKVTMKYPSCYLLEEGAKGEVLSIAFAGKGQHQDAGAKMIHAAPYTSSSVVSKSISKDGGRSSYRGLVEIHEGATNARSNVECDALLLDERAKTDTYPYIEINEKTAHVGHEATVSKMNDEQIFYLQSRGLEEDEAAALIVRGFLEPVAKELPLEYAVELNRLIELEMEGSVG, encoded by the coding sequence ATGCAGCACGAGCGGCAGTACGAGTTTAGCCTGCCGGAGAACTACTTTTTCCGCTCCGAAAAGGGCCTCAACCGCCGCGTCATCGAGCAGATCTCCTACCACAAAAACGAACCTCAGTGGATGCTCGACTTTCGGCTCCGCGCGCTCGAGATCGCCGAGAAAAAGGGCCGGCCGAAGTGGGGCCCTGACCTAAGCGCGCTGAACTTCGATGACATCTACTTCTATATCCGCCCGCAAGACCGCAAGGGCACCAACTCGTGGGACGACGTCCCCGAAGAGGTGCGCGAGACCTATCGCCGCTTGGGCATCCCCGAAGCCGAGCAGAAGGCGCTCGCGGGGGTCGGCGCGCAGTACGAGTCCGAGATGGTCTACCACTCGCTGAAAGAGGAGTGGGAGAAAAAGGGCGTCATCTTCGTCGACACCGACACCGGGCTGCAGGAGTACCCCGAGCTCTTTAGGGAGTACTTCGCGACGGTCGTGCCGCCCGAAGACAACTACTTCGCGGCGGTCAACTCGGCGGTGTGGTCGGGTGGGTCGTTCGTCTACGTCCCGGCCGGCGTCGAGATCGAGGTGCCCTTGCAGGCGTACTTCTTGATCAACGCGCAGAGCATGGGGCAGTTCGAGCGGACCCTGATTATCGGCGAAGAGGGCTCGAAGTTCCACTACATCGAGGGCTGCACCGCGCCCACCTACAACTCCGACTCGTTCCACTCGGGCGTTATCGAGATCATCTGCAAAGAGGGCTCGCAGGTGCGCTACTCGACCATCCAGAACTGGTCGCACAACGTCTACAACCTCGTCACGCAGCGCGCGCTGGTCCACAAAGACGCCTCGATGGGGTGGCTAGACGGCAACCTGGGCTCCAAGGTCACCATGAAGTACCCCTCGTGCTACCTCCTCGAGGAGGGCGCCAAGGGCGAGGTCTTGTCGATCGCGTTTGCCGGTAAGGGGCAGCACCAAGACGCCGGCGCCAAGATGATCCACGCGGCGCCCTACACGAGCAGCAGCGTGGTCTCGAAGTCGATCTCCAAAGACGGCGGCCGCAGCTCGTACCGCGGTCTCGTCGAGATCCACGAAGGCGCCACGAACGCCCGCTCCAACGTCGAGTGCGACGCCCTGCTCTTAGACGAGCGCGCGAAAACGGACACCTACCCCTACATCGAGATCAACGAAAAAACCGCCCACGTCGGTCACGAGGCGACGGTCTCGAAGATGAACGACGAGCAGATCTTCTACCTGCAGTCGCGCGGGCTCGAGGAGGACGAGGCAGCGGCGTTGATCGTCCGTGGCTTTTTGGAGCCGGTCGCCAAAGAGCTGCCCCTGGAGTACGCGGTCGAGCTCAACCGGCTGATCGAGCTCGAGATGGAAGGTTCGGTCGGCTAG
- the sufC gene encoding Fe-S cluster assembly ATPase SufC, translating into MNALEIRNLHASIGGEPILRGVNLIVPRGEVHALMGPNGSGKSTLSKVIAGDPTYEVTEGDVLVDGESILELEPDERARKGLYLAFQYPVEVPGVSMANFLRLALNARRAEGDEVGVMEFYNKVQRAVKELNWDENILERYLNEGFSGGEKKRSEVLQMLVLEPKYALLDETDSGLDVDALKVVSQGVNAARGPEFGALVITHYQRLLNYIVPDKVHVMYKGQIIREGPKELAVELDQRGYDWIREEVAA; encoded by the coding sequence ATGAACGCACTTGAAATCCGCAACCTGCACGCCAGCATCGGCGGTGAACCGATCCTTCGGGGGGTCAACCTCATCGTGCCGCGCGGCGAGGTGCACGCGCTCATGGGCCCCAACGGCTCGGGCAAGTCCACCCTGTCCAAGGTCATCGCCGGCGACCCGACCTACGAGGTCACCGAAGGGGACGTGCTGGTCGACGGCGAGAGCATCTTGGAGCTCGAGCCCGACGAACGCGCCCGCAAGGGGCTCTACCTGGCGTTCCAGTACCCCGTCGAGGTGCCGGGCGTCTCGATGGCCAACTTTTTGCGCCTAGCGCTTAACGCCCGCCGCGCCGAGGGCGACGAAGTCGGCGTGATGGAGTTTTACAACAAGGTCCAGCGCGCCGTCAAAGAGCTCAACTGGGACGAAAACATCTTGGAGCGCTACCTCAACGAGGGCTTTTCGGGCGGTGAGAAAAAGCGCAGCGAGGTCCTGCAGATGCTCGTTTTGGAGCCCAAGTACGCGCTTCTCGACGAGACCGACTCCGGCCTCGACGTCGACGCCTTAAAGGTCGTCTCGCAAGGGGTGAACGCCGCGCGCGGCCCCGAGTTCGGCGCTCTGGTCATCACCCACTACCAGCGCCTGCTCAACTACATCGTGCCGGACAAGGTGCACGTGATGTACAAGGGTCAGATCATCCGTGAAGGCCCCAAAGAGCTCGCTGTCGAACTCGATCAGCGGGGTTACGACTGGATTCGCGAAGAGGTTGCGGCTTAG
- a CDS encoding serine/threonine-protein kinase, which produces MSAPPDHPLGYRLRRLVGSGRTAHVYEAESPLYGTVALKLPRDELERDPVLRRMFENEVQMTLALSHPRIVAALAGYPTGAGAHLALEFCEGSLDAALGEPLPLASAYRLALDVAQGLAHSHERGIVHRDVKPANVFVKAGRAKLGDFGTGFFIGDAFSGEAQRARVGTAFYMAPETFRGASASPKTDLYSLGVLAYELIAGRRPFTGETADELMLAHTSGVPLSLRHHRPEVSPEVSRVVATAMAYDPEKRYESVRAFVLAFAAATGLPPDDPPPALGRSSRRPHLPLQPGGADAPPEEPLPKGRFGWLGRRRS; this is translated from the coding sequence GTGTCCGCCCCCCCCGATCACCCGCTGGGTTACCGCTTGCGCCGCCTTGTGGGTTCGGGCCGCACCGCGCACGTCTACGAGGCCGAAAGCCCCCTTTACGGGACGGTCGCGCTCAAGCTGCCACGCGACGAGCTCGAGCGCGACCCGGTGCTGCGGCGGATGTTCGAAAACGAGGTGCAGATGACCCTGGCGCTCTCGCACCCGCGCATCGTCGCGGCCTTGGCGGGGTACCCGACGGGGGCGGGGGCGCACTTGGCGCTCGAGTTCTGCGAGGGTAGCCTCGACGCCGCGCTCGGTGAGCCCCTGCCGCTCGCGAGCGCCTACCGGCTCGCTCTTGACGTCGCGCAGGGGCTCGCGCACAGCCACGAACGCGGCATCGTGCACCGCGACGTCAAACCCGCCAACGTCTTCGTCAAAGCGGGCCGCGCCAAGCTGGGCGACTTCGGTACGGGCTTTTTTATCGGCGACGCCTTTAGCGGCGAAGCGCAGCGCGCGCGCGTCGGCACCGCCTTCTACATGGCGCCGGAGACGTTTCGGGGGGCGAGCGCCAGCCCCAAGACCGACCTCTACAGCCTCGGCGTGCTCGCCTACGAGCTCATCGCCGGCAGACGCCCCTTTACGGGCGAGACGGCCGACGAGCTGATGCTGGCCCACACCTCCGGCGTCCCTTTGAGCCTCCGGCACCACCGCCCCGAGGTGAGCCCGGAGGTGAGCCGCGTCGTGGCGACCGCCATGGCCTACGACCCCGAAAAGCGCTACGAGAGCGTACGCGCCTTTGTCCTCGCCTTCGCCGCGGCCACCGGCCTCCCCCCCGACGACCCACCCCCCGCCCTCGGGCGCTCGAGCCGCCGGCCACACCTCCCGCTGCAACCGGGCGGCGCCGACGCCCCCCCCGAAGAGCCCCTCCCCAAAGGGCGCTTCGGTTGGCTCGGCCGCCGGCGCTCGTAG
- a CDS encoding metal-dependent hydrolase, which produces MTLTFLGQSGFHVQIGEHSLLIDPFLSGNPLAQAKPDDFSPTHILLTHGHADHYGDTETIAARSGATVVSSFEIAQYAARKGLDAHGMNVGGAYAFPFGRVKFTPAWHSNSLPDGSYGGMPMGLVLEAAGKRVYHAGDTALFGDMALLGRGGLDVALLPIGDNYTMGPDDATEAIKLLKPKRVVPIHYNTFPPIEQDAEAFKRRAEAETDAEVVVLRPGEALEL; this is translated from the coding sequence GTGACGCTAACCTTTCTCGGACAGTCCGGCTTTCACGTGCAGATCGGCGAGCACAGCCTGCTCATCGACCCCTTTTTGAGCGGTAACCCGCTCGCCCAGGCCAAGCCAGACGACTTCTCCCCGACGCACATCCTCCTCACGCACGGCCACGCCGACCACTACGGCGACACCGAAACGATCGCCGCGCGCAGCGGCGCGACGGTCGTTTCAAGCTTTGAGATCGCCCAGTACGCCGCCCGAAAGGGCCTCGACGCCCACGGGATGAACGTGGGCGGCGCCTACGCGTTCCCCTTTGGTCGCGTGAAGTTCACCCCGGCGTGGCACTCGAACTCGCTCCCCGACGGCAGCTACGGCGGTATGCCGATGGGCCTCGTGCTGGAGGCGGCGGGCAAACGCGTCTACCACGCGGGCGACACGGCGCTCTTTGGCGACATGGCGCTCCTCGGGCGCGGCGGCCTCGACGTGGCGCTTTTGCCCATCGGCGACAACTACACCATGGGCCCCGACGACGCCACCGAAGCCATCAAGCTCTTAAAGCCCAAACGCGTCGTACCGATCCACTACAACACCTTCCCCCCCATTGAGCAGGACGCGGAGGCGTTTAAACGGCGCGCCGAGGCCGAGACGGACGCGGAGGTCGTAGTTTTACGTCCGGGCGAAGCGCTGGAGCTCTAA
- a CDS encoding bifunctional 3,4-dihydroxy-2-butanone-4-phosphate synthase/GTP cyclohydrolase II has product MPATHPDDLRAQLATVPELLNELRAGRPVIIVDDPDRENEGDLVIPAEKVTPELMAFTIKHTGGVVCLAMTNALADHLELPLMVKHNTAKRETAYTISIEAREGVTTGISARDRATTILTVVKDGVQASDLAHPGHVFPLRARDGGVLRRAGHTEAAVDLCRLAGFKPVGAISELIHDNGEMMRLPALLQFAAEHGLKVGTIADLIAYRLGHDSFVKRVASAKLPTPWAEFTVVGYKDELNNNEHVALVLGDVARDEAVLVRMHSECLTGDALHSLRCDCGFQRDAALKMIADAGCGVLVYLRQEGRGIGLLNKIRAYALQDAGADTVEANVQLGFAPDLRDYGIGAQILHDLGVRQLKLLTNNPRKVVALEGFGIAIAERVPLHVGKNPYNERYLATKRDKLGHLAESSAAEAGHAGQLAHPDALAAKGGAGS; this is encoded by the coding sequence ATGCCCGCGACCCACCCCGACGACCTGCGCGCGCAGCTCGCCACGGTACCGGAGCTGCTCAATGAACTGCGCGCCGGCCGCCCCGTGATCATCGTCGACGACCCCGACCGCGAAAACGAGGGCGACCTGGTCATCCCCGCCGAAAAGGTCACCCCCGAGCTCATGGCGTTTACCATCAAGCACACCGGCGGCGTCGTCTGCCTCGCCATGACAAACGCGCTGGCCGACCACCTCGAGCTGCCCTTAATGGTCAAACACAACACCGCCAAACGCGAGACCGCCTACACCATCTCCATCGAGGCGCGTGAGGGGGTCACGACGGGGATCTCCGCGCGCGACCGCGCCACGACCATCTTGACGGTCGTTAAAGACGGCGTGCAGGCTTCCGACCTCGCCCACCCCGGCCACGTCTTCCCCTTGCGCGCGCGCGACGGCGGCGTGCTGCGCCGCGCCGGCCACACCGAGGCGGCCGTCGACCTCTGCCGCCTCGCAGGCTTTAAACCGGTGGGGGCAATTAGCGAACTTATCCACGACAACGGCGAGATGATGCGGCTGCCGGCGCTTTTGCAGTTCGCCGCCGAACACGGCCTCAAAGTCGGCACCATCGCCGACCTCATCGCCTACCGCTTGGGGCACGACAGCTTCGTCAAACGCGTCGCGAGCGCCAAGCTCCCGACCCCTTGGGCCGAATTTACCGTGGTCGGCTACAAGGACGAACTCAATAACAACGAGCACGTCGCGCTCGTTTTGGGTGACGTCGCGCGTGACGAAGCGGTGCTCGTGCGGATGCACTCGGAGTGCCTCACCGGCGACGCGCTGCACTCGCTGCGCTGCGACTGCGGTTTTCAGCGCGACGCCGCCCTGAAGATGATCGCCGACGCGGGTTGCGGGGTGCTGGTGTACTTGCGCCAAGAGGGGCGCGGCATCGGGCTGCTCAATAAGATCCGGGCCTACGCGCTGCAAGACGCGGGCGCCGACACGGTCGAAGCGAACGTGCAGCTCGGTTTTGCCCCGGACCTGCGCGACTACGGCATCGGCGCGCAGATCCTCCACGACCTCGGCGTGCGCCAGCTCAAGCTGCTCACCAACAACCCGCGCAAGGTCGTCGCGTTGGAGGGCTTTGGTATCGCGATCGCCGAGCGCGTCCCCTTGCACGTGGGGAAAAACCCCTACAATGAACGCTACCTCGCCACCAAACGCGATAAACTGGGGCACCTGGCGGAGAGTAGCGCCGCCGAAGCGGGGCACGCGGGGCAGCTCGCTCACCCGGATGCGCTCGCGGCAAAAGGCGGGGCGGGGTCCTAG
- a CDS encoding riboflavin synthase — MFTGIVEEVGRVVHTEPTEGAGGDLRVVIAARAVLEGLELGDSVAVSGCCLTAVALAEGAFTVELSKETLAKTAPRWHPGARVNLERALQLSGRLGGHLVSGHVEGVGEVRRVRREPGAYVLTVRAPEALAKYLIPKGSVTVDGVSLTVVDVGGPGGSSPELAPTDFTLWLIPHTLELTTLGELEVGSRVNLEADLIAKYVERLTLMGGASLTPPAEEHA; from the coding sequence ATGTTTACCGGTATCGTCGAAGAGGTCGGGCGCGTCGTGCACACCGAGCCCACCGAGGGCGCGGGCGGCGACCTGCGCGTTGTGATCGCGGCGCGCGCGGTGCTAGAGGGGCTCGAACTCGGCGACTCGGTCGCGGTTTCGGGCTGCTGCCTCACCGCCGTCGCGCTCGCCGAGGGGGCGTTTACCGTCGAGCTCTCCAAAGAGACCCTCGCCAAGACGGCGCCACGCTGGCACCCCGGCGCGCGGGTCAACCTTGAGCGGGCGCTGCAGCTAAGCGGGCGGCTGGGTGGACACCTGGTGAGCGGCCACGTCGAAGGGGTCGGTGAGGTGCGGCGGGTGCGGCGCGAACCGGGGGCGTACGTCCTCACCGTGCGCGCCCCCGAGGCGCTCGCCAAGTACCTCATTCCTAAAGGCAGCGTCACCGTCGACGGCGTGAGCTTGACCGTGGTCGACGTCGGCGGCCCCGGCGGTTCGTCCCCGGAGCTCGCCCCGACGGACTTTACCCTCTGGCTGATCCCGCACACGCTCGAGCTCACCACCTTAGGCGAGCTCGAGGTGGGCAGCCGCGTCAACCTCGAAGCCGACCTCATCGCCAAGTACGTCGAGCGCCTCACCCTGATGGGGGGCGCGTCCCTTACCCCACCAGCGGAGGAGCACGCGTGA
- the ribD gene encoding bifunctional diaminohydroxyphosphoribosylaminopyrimidine deaminase/5-amino-6-(5-phosphoribosylamino)uracil reductase RibD: protein MSGAATEPLAEHERYMSRALELAERGRGSTAPNPMVGCVIVRDDEIIGEGWHERAGEAHAEVRALQDARSRGARVRGATLYVTLEPCNHTGRTPPCTEAILEAGVRRVVIAALDPDPRVDGSGVARLQAAGVEVVTGVLAAEAEAQNEVFRTVHLRGRPWVLYKTAMTLDGKIATRTGRSRWITGPAARERVQRWRAHLSAVAVGVNTVLLDDPLLTCRVPGGHTPHKVVFDTVARTPPTAQLFHPDPQGEAARVTLFVTERAPAARVAALRYRGAEVVVLPETRGRADVRSALAHLKEVGVQTLLLEGGGTLAWSFFEVQAVDRVAVFIGPKLLGGGGASPLGGLGVTEMERAITLSGLTTEEVGGDLLVTGRVHYPEPADTPERELAREGA, encoded by the coding sequence GTGAGCGGCGCGGCAACCGAACCCTTGGCCGAACACGAACGCTACATGAGCCGCGCTCTGGAGCTCGCCGAGCGCGGACGCGGCAGCACCGCCCCCAACCCGATGGTCGGCTGCGTGATCGTCCGCGACGATGAGATCATCGGCGAGGGGTGGCACGAGCGCGCCGGCGAGGCGCACGCGGAGGTGCGCGCCCTGCAAGACGCGCGCTCGCGCGGCGCAAGGGTGCGCGGCGCGACGCTCTACGTCACGCTCGAGCCCTGCAACCACACGGGCCGCACCCCCCCCTGCACCGAGGCGATCCTCGAGGCCGGGGTGCGCCGGGTGGTGATCGCCGCGCTCGACCCCGACCCACGCGTCGACGGCAGCGGGGTGGCGCGCTTGCAAGCCGCCGGCGTCGAGGTGGTCACGGGGGTGCTCGCCGCCGAGGCCGAAGCGCAGAACGAAGTCTTTCGCACCGTGCACCTCCGGGGCCGCCCCTGGGTGCTCTACAAAACCGCGATGACGCTAGACGGCAAGATCGCTACCCGCACGGGGCGCTCGCGCTGGATCACCGGTCCGGCGGCGCGCGAGCGGGTGCAGCGCTGGCGCGCACACCTGAGCGCGGTCGCGGTCGGGGTCAACACCGTGCTCCTCGACGACCCGCTGCTCACCTGCCGCGTCCCGGGGGGGCACACCCCACACAAGGTCGTTTTCGACACCGTCGCGCGCACCCCCCCGACGGCGCAGCTCTTTCACCCCGACCCGCAGGGCGAGGCGGCGCGCGTCACGCTCTTTGTCACCGAGCGCGCGCCCGCGGCCCGGGTCGCGGCGCTACGCTACCGGGGCGCCGAGGTCGTCGTCCTCCCCGAGACGCGGGGCCGCGCCGACGTCCGTAGCGCCCTGGCGCACCTTAAAGAGGTGGGGGTGCAGACGCTCCTCCTGGAGGGGGGCGGCACCCTCGCGTGGTCGTTTTTCGAGGTGCAGGCGGTCGACCGCGTGGCGGTGTTTATCGGCCCCAAACTCCTGGGCGGCGGCGGGGCGAGCCCTCTGGGCGGGCTCGGCGTCACCGAGATGGAGCGGGCGATCACCTTGAGCGGTCTCACCACCGAGGAGGTCGGGGGGGATCTGCTGGTGACGGGGCGCGTGCACTACCCCGAGCCCGCCGACACCCCCGAACGCGAGCTGGCGCGGGAGGGGGCGTAG
- a CDS encoding PAS domain-containing sensor histidine kinase yields the protein MEAPGGALGRPDGSLEELAARVRLLERENAALRRSLGDRGWLLDALDATNNTVIVTDPNQEDNPIIYVNRGFEQLTGYTREEALGRNCRFLQGDDTDQEALPALREAVREGRDIRVVLRNYRKDGSLFWNELYVTAVWRDGVLAYFFGVQNDITPLVEAQRQLKLLEAAVEQADESIVITGAELERPGPQIRYVNRAFERLSGYRRDEVLGKTPRVLQGPKTDPQVLAHLRQRLLGGEVFRGETVNYRKDGSAFVNEWHIAPIRSGAGEITHWVATQRDVTERRQLERLVAEAATREQQRVARDLHDTLGQHLAGTAFLARNLATRLRGAGAPYADEAARVAELVQEAVAQTRSLARGLFPVALQEGGLRDALEALGRSAHEVFGAPCTVHVAEDVAVSSEEAEQLYRIVQEALSNALRHGGAQRVDITLQTRRGARVLTVSDDGVGFPPEVLGAQHGAGMGLRIMRYRAQLIGASLGLANEGLPRGDGRGARVTCALLGRPPTEEPARG from the coding sequence GTGGAAGCCCCGGGAGGCGCGCTGGGGCGACCCGACGGGAGCTTAGAGGAGCTGGCGGCGCGCGTCCGCCTCCTCGAGCGCGAAAACGCCGCCCTAAGGCGCAGCCTCGGCGACCGCGGGTGGCTCCTTGACGCGCTCGACGCGACCAACAACACGGTGATCGTCACCGACCCCAACCAAGAGGACAACCCGATCATCTACGTCAACCGCGGCTTCGAGCAGCTGACGGGGTATACGCGCGAGGAGGCGCTGGGGCGCAACTGCCGCTTTTTGCAGGGGGACGACACCGACCAGGAGGCGCTGCCGGCCTTGCGCGAGGCCGTGCGCGAGGGGCGCGACATCCGCGTGGTGCTGCGCAACTACCGCAAAGACGGCTCGCTGTTTTGGAACGAGCTCTACGTCACGGCCGTCTGGCGCGACGGGGTGCTCGCGTACTTTTTCGGGGTACAAAACGACATCACCCCCCTCGTCGAGGCGCAGCGTCAGCTCAAGCTGCTCGAGGCGGCGGTCGAGCAAGCAGACGAGTCGATCGTGATCACCGGCGCCGAGCTCGAGCGGCCAGGGCCTCAGATCCGCTACGTCAACCGGGCCTTCGAGCGCCTTTCGGGCTACCGCCGCGACGAGGTGCTCGGCAAAACGCCCCGGGTGCTGCAGGGCCCCAAAACGGACCCGCAGGTGCTCGCCCATCTGCGGCAGCGCCTCCTCGGCGGCGAGGTGTTTCGGGGGGAGACCGTCAACTACCGCAAAGACGGTTCGGCGTTCGTCAACGAGTGGCACATCGCGCCGATCCGTTCGGGCGCCGGGGAGATCACGCACTGGGTGGCGACGCAGCGCGACGTCACCGAGCGCCGGCAGCTCGAGCGCCTCGTCGCCGAGGCGGCGACCCGCGAGCAGCAGCGCGTCGCTCGCGACCTGCACGACACCTTGGGGCAACACCTGGCGGGGACGGCGTTTTTGGCCCGCAACCTGGCCACGCGGCTGCGCGGCGCGGGCGCCCCTTACGCCGACGAGGCCGCGCGCGTCGCCGAGCTCGTGCAGGAGGCGGTGGCGCAGACGCGGAGCCTCGCGCGCGGCCTCTTTCCGGTCGCGCTCCAAGAGGGGGGGCTGCGCGACGCCTTGGAGGCGCTCGGCCGTAGCGCCCACGAGGTGTTCGGCGCGCCCTGCACCGTGCACGTCGCGGAGGACGTGGCGGTCAGCAGCGAGGAGGCCGAGCAGCTCTACCGCATCGTGCAGGAGGCGCTCAGCAACGCCTTGCGCCACGGGGGGGCGCAGCGCGTCGACATCACCCTGCAAACCCGCCGCGGCGCACGCGTCCTAACGGTGAGCGACGACGGAGTCGGTTTTCCGCCGGAGGTCCTCGGGGCGCAGCACGGTGCGGGGATGGGGTTGCGCATCATGCGCTACCGCGCGCAGCTTATCGGCGCTTCGTTAGGGCTCGCCAACGAGGGGTTGCCGCGGGGTGACGGCCGCGGCGCGCGCGTCACCTGCGCCCTGTTGGGGCGCCCCCCGACCGAGGAGCCGGCTCGAGGCTAG
- a CDS encoding aminopeptidase gives MTFDDKLSAYAELITHVGLNLRAGQQLLATAPVEASPLLAKVAEAAYKRGVRYVHPVYNDDGVTLARFRYAPRDSFDLYPSWLARGMLETLEADGARLSVTGNDPDLLKDQDPELIATAQRRAQTELRPFMAKVMNDAVNWCVVAAATPAWAAKVFPDAPEGERLGRLWDAIFRAVRADGPDPVGTWEAHLAALQRRREHLNARRYRALRYRGPGTDLTLGLADGHIWKGGASQSAAGTRFVANLPTEEVFTAPHRARVDGVVASSKPLSYAGQLIEDFSLTFEAGRVVSAKAARGQEALDRLLDTDEGARRLGEVALVPHSSPISQSGLLFYNTLFDENAASHLALGRAYRFCVEGGTTMSDDEAQGVGLNDSLTHVDFMIGSSEMDVDGVREDGAEEPVMRAGEWAF, from the coding sequence ATGACCTTTGACGACAAGCTCTCCGCCTACGCCGAACTGATCACCCACGTCGGCCTCAACCTGCGAGCGGGCCAGCAGCTGCTCGCGACCGCCCCCGTCGAGGCGTCGCCGCTCCTGGCCAAGGTCGCCGAGGCCGCCTACAAGCGCGGGGTGCGTTACGTGCACCCTGTTTACAACGACGACGGGGTCACCTTGGCGCGCTTTCGCTACGCGCCGCGCGATTCGTTTGACCTCTACCCGAGCTGGTTGGCGCGGGGGATGCTCGAGACCCTGGAGGCCGACGGCGCCCGGTTGTCGGTCACGGGCAACGACCCCGACCTCTTAAAGGACCAAGACCCCGAACTCATCGCCACCGCGCAGCGCCGCGCGCAGACCGAGCTGCGCCCCTTTATGGCCAAGGTCATGAACGACGCGGTGAACTGGTGCGTGGTCGCTGCCGCGACCCCCGCGTGGGCCGCCAAGGTCTTCCCGGACGCCCCCGAAGGGGAGCGTTTGGGGCGTCTCTGGGACGCTATCTTTCGCGCGGTGCGGGCGGACGGGCCGGACCCCGTGGGCACCTGGGAGGCGCACCTCGCGGCGCTGCAGCGGCGCCGCGAACACCTCAACGCGCGCCGCTACCGCGCCCTGCGCTACCGCGGCCCCGGCACCGACCTCACCTTGGGGCTCGCCGACGGGCACATCTGGAAGGGGGGGGCGTCGCAGAGCGCGGCCGGCACCCGCTTCGTCGCCAACCTCCCGACCGAGGAGGTCTTCACCGCGCCGCACCGCGCCCGCGTCGACGGGGTGGTCGCGAGCAGCAAACCGCTCTCGTACGCGGGACAGCTCATCGAGGACTTCTCGCTGACCTTCGAGGCAGGGCGCGTCGTCTCCGCTAAAGCCGCGCGTGGCCAGGAGGCACTAGACCGCCTTCTAGACACCGACGAGGGCGCCAGGCGCTTGGGTGAAGTCGCGCTGGTGCCGCACAGCAGCCCCATCTCGCAGAGCGGCCTGCTCTTTTACAACACGCTCTTCGACGAAAACGCCGCCTCGCACCTCGCCTTGGGCCGCGCCTACCGCTTCTGCGTAGAAGGCGGTACGACCATGAGTGACGACGAGGCCCAGGGGGTCGGGCTCAACGACTCGTTGACGCACGTCGACTTCATGATCGGCTCTTCTGAGATGGACGTCGATGGGGTGCGCGAAGATGGCGCGGAGGAACCGGTGATGCGCGCTGGAGAGTGGGCGTTTTAG